The Fibrobacter sp. genome segment TCCGGATTCCTATTTCGAAGAACTGCGCAAGTACTACAACGATTCCGAAATCGTGGCCATCGTAGGCTTTGCCGCCCAGATGATTGCGACGAACAATTTCAACTCCGTCTTGAAAATCGACGTGGACCAGCGCCTGCTTCCCATCGTCGGTGAATTCAAGCCTGCCACCTGGAGAGCGAACATCAAGTAATTTTTGTACTCTCCGTACAAAAGGGACGTCTCTGGAAAAGCGATGTTTTCTGGAGGCGTCTTTTTTTTATGCGGTTTTCCTTATGCGGCGATCAAGCCCAGGAAATACCGGTGGATGCTTGTGTCGGCATTGAGTTCCGGATGGAACGAGAGCGCGATCTGGTTCTTGTATTTCACGGCGACGATTTGCTCGGCGTTTGCGCTGCCGGAATTTCCGTTTGTGCTTGCCGTCCGCGAAAGGACCTCCACGTTATTGCCGACGGATTCGAAGAAGGGCGCCCGGATAAATGTCTGCGGGACCTTCCCGATATGCGCGACTTCGTTTTCGGTGAAGAAACTGCCGAGCTGCCGGCCGTATGCATTGCGGCGGATAATTGCGGGAAGCGTCGCGAAGTGGGCGCGACTTTCGCCTGCAATTTTTTCGGCAAGCAGGATGGCGCCCGCGCATGTGGCGAGTACGGGCAGACCGTTTGCGATTTTTTCTCGCAGGGGTTCGAAAAGCCCGAGATCGCGCAGGAGCTTCCCCTGTACGGTGCTTTCGCCTCCGGGGAGCACTAGCCCGTCAATATCGCGGTCCAAGTCGCGCAACTGGCGGATTTCAAAGACTTCGGCGCCGAGCGATTGCAGGATGCGTTCGTGTTCGATGAACGCTCCCTGCACCGCCAGCACGCCTATTTGCGGTTTGTGATTGTTCATTACTTCCCCCTTTCGGCCATGAGCAGGGCGATTTCCTGTTCGTTGATGCCGACCATGGCTTCGCCCAGATCTTCGGAGAGCTCGGCGATGAGCTTTGCGTCGGTGTAGTTGGTGACGGCCTGCACGATGGCGGCGGCGCGCTTGGCGGGGTTGCCCGACTTGAAGATTCCGGAACCCACGAACACGCCTTCGGCCCCGAGCTGCATCATGAGGGCGGCATCGGCGGGGGTGGCGACACCCCCGGCGGCGAAGTTCACCACGGGCAGTTTCTTGTGGTCGTGAACGTAGCGCACCAGGTCGTACGACACCTGGAGTTCTTTCGCACGGTTGAAGAGTTCATCTTCGCGCAGACTCGAAATGCGGGCGATTTCTTGGTTCATGAGGCGCATGTGGCGTACGGCCTGGACGATGTCGCCCGTGCCCGGCTCGCCTTTGGTGCGAATCATGGATGCGCCTTCTTCGATACGGCGGAGCGCTTCTCCCAAATCTTTCGCGCCGCAGACGAACGGGACTTCGAAATCGCGCTTGTTGATGTGGAAAACGTCATCGGCGGGGGAGAGCACTTCGCTTTCGTCGATGTAGTCGATTTCGATGGCCTGCAATATCTGCGCTTCTGCGAAGTGGCCGATGCGGCACTTTGCCATGACGGGGATGGAAACGGCGTCCTGGATTCCCTTGATCATCTTCGGGTCGCTCATCCTGGAGACTCCTCCGGCGGCTCGGATGTCGGCAGGGATGCGCTCGAGGGCCATGACGGCGGCGGCACCCGCGGCTTCGGCGATTTTGGCCTGCTCGGGGGTGGTCACGTCCATAATCACGCCGCCCTTGAGCATCTGGGCGAGATTCTTGTTGAGTTCGTAACGATTCTGTTCTGACATGTGAAACTCCTTGAAAAAGTGAATTGTTTGTTTTCAAGGCGTAATTTAAAACATTCCTTGGCCTTGCTCAATATTCAGTTTTTTATTATTTTGATAAGGTCAGTTTAATACCAGATTCACAAATACAATAAGGTCAGATGATGTTTACTTACGATATGTCCAAGGCGGGCGCCAACAGCCTATATCATTACCTGTACCAATGCATCAAAAAGGATATCGTAAGCGGTAACATCCTTGCCGAAGAACAGCTCCCTTCCAAAAGGAATCTGGCGCAGAATCTGGGCGTGAGCGTAGTGACCGTGGAAAACGCCTATGCGCAGCTCTTGACGGAAGGCTTTATCTATTCGCTCCCGAAGAAGGGATTTTTTGTGGCCGACATCAGCGCTGCGGCCGATTCTTCCAAACATCAAAAGCGTAAACCGCCGCGAATCCGCAGGCGCCTTGTTGAAAACTTTGAAGAAGCGGAACAGGCCAATCCCAAATACATCGCCGACTTTGCGAGCAACGGGGCCGATATCGAGGCGTTCCCTTTTACCACCTGGGCGAAGATTACCCGCGAGGTCCTTTGCGAAAGGCAGAGGGATTTGCTGAAGGTTTCGCAAGGTGCGGGTACATTGGAATTGCGCTGCGCTATCGCTCGCATGCTCCGGGAATTCAGGAATATCCAGGTGGCGCCAGAACAGATTGTGGTGGGCGCCGGTACGGACTATCTGTACGGTCTGCTGGTCCAGTTGCTCGGCTTTGACAAGTGCTATGGCGTCGAGGATCCGGGCTGGGCCAAGATTTCGAAAATATATGGCCAGTACGGCGTGAAGGTTTGCCATATTCCCATTCAAGGGGGTGATTTTACCGATGCCGTGAAAAAATCCGATGCGGACATTGTCCACATTTCCCCCTCGCACCATTTCCCGACGGGAAAAGTGATGCCTGTCGGAGAACGTTACCGCCTGCTCAGCTGGGCGGCGGAATCTCCGAAGCGCTACATCGTCGAAGACGACTACGACAGCGAACTGCGCATGACCGGTAAACCGATTCCTGCGTTGCAGAATATCGATGTTACCGAGAAGGTCATCTACCTGAATACATTTTCCAAGACGATGACGTCGGCTATCCGAATCGCCTACATGGTGCTCCCGCCGCACCTTGCCGAAAAATTCCGCAACGAGCTTTCATTCTATTCGTGTACGGTCTCGAATCTCGACCAGTACGTGATGGCGAAATTTTTGAATCTCGGGTATTACGAGACGCACATCAATCGCATGCGCAACCTGTATCGCGCCAAACGCGATACGTTGCTGACCGCTATTCGCAAGAGCCGCCTTTCCGATGTCGCGAGGATTTACGAAGAAGATGCGGGTTTACATTTTATTCTGGAAGTCCGCACCAAATGTTCCGACGACGAAGTATGTCGGCGCCTGCGCCAAAAGGGCGTCAACATCAAGGCGCTTTCGGAATACTACTTCGAGGCGGAACCTTCCGTGCACAAGTTCGTCATCAACTATTCTTCTGTAGAAAAGAAGAACATGCAGAAGGCCGTGCAGGCGCTGGTTCAGGGCTGCATTTGACCTAATGTTTTTTATTTACGGTACGGCCGAGAAGGTCGAATGAACGATTCTTCGGGAGAATGGAAGTGCGGGGGCTCTTTTTGCGGATGGCCGTCGTCTCTTGCTTCGTGTAGGTGAAGTAATAATGCGATGTGAATTCGCCTGACTGAATTGTCAGGGTATAGTTGTTTTCGTTTGAGGAGAACTTGATTGTCGAAACCGTGTCTCCCTCGGGTTTTATTTCGTAGCACTGGGTGTCGCTCGAATCACTTATGTACACGGTTTTCGAAAGAATTCCCGATTCCTTGTCGTTTCCTTTGTAGTTTGTATGTACAATAGAATCGTTTGCGAGAAACATTTCGGAATAGTTGGATGTCCCGAAATCAAGAATTTTTGTCATGAGCTGCACGGAGTTGGCCGTGAACTTGAATGAACGCTGTTGCCCCAATGTTCCAAAGCCGTAAAAGTCTTCGAAAATATACGTGGTGTCTGCCGATGAAGAATCCCTCATCAAATATTCATAGCCTGTTTTGGTCAGTTTGCTGGGGTCTTGATTCCAGTAGTATTTGTATTCTGTTGTCGAGTTGTCCAGATAGACGGTCATTCGTGAATTGTCGAGTTTACCGTCGACATAGGAGTATTTTACGGAGCCTTCCGAAACCATGGAAACGGAATCCAGCCGGATTTCGGTATTTGGCTTTAAATACGAATCGGACAGAAATTGGAAAAGGAGATCGGTGCAGGAATTTGCCGATGCATACTGCATTGCCGCTAAAAGGCAGAATAGAATTTTTTTCATGTTCCCTCCATTTTTTTAATTAGTCTAAAACTAGTATTTATTGAGGGGTGTTTGATTGACAAGCCATTTTGCGTGACAGGTGTCATGCGGTTTCGACAAGCACTTTCTTTTTCTGCAAGAATTCGATGCAATCTTCGGCTTTTGCCTTGCGGGAATCGAACAGGAAAATGCGGCCTCCGTTCTCGTCGCCCATTTCCTTCATTTTCATGATGCGCACGTAGCCGAGTTCCTTGCTCGCGACATAGCCCGTGATGTAATTCGGGTCGTCGGAGATGCAGAGTTCCGCAACCATGCCGGGAGCGTTCGCCACTTTTGTCGCGAGAACGATGGCTTCGTTAAAATGGTTTTTGCAGCTGTCGACCGTGCTGGAGTGGAGGGCGTCCATGTAGGTGGCGCGTACGCCGCGCTGTTGGTCGGGTTCCAGGCGCGTCCCTGTTGCGATATCGTAAAGCATGGCGCCGCGCATGGGAAATGTGGCCTGCAGAAGTTCGGGAAGTTTTTCGCGAATGCCGGCGGCTGCTTCGCCAACGAGTTCAAAAGCCTTGTCGAGCCCTTGTTGCCAAGTGTCTACGTCGATGCGGGTGACGGGCAGCGCCTTCAGAATCTGGATGTCTTTTTCGCAAACTTTTTCAATCTTGATATTGATGAAGTCCGGATCGCCCTTGGAATGGGTGAGGGCGCGGTGGGCCATTGCCGAACAGACTGCTTCGACGGCGTCGCGGCTTACGATGCGTTCCGCACCGGAAATGTGCTGTTCGTGTTTCTGGTCGCCTTCGCCCACTTGCTGCGAGGCGCGCATTTTCAAACTGTAATAATCCATAGCACTACTCGTGAAATTCGTCTTCGCCTTCTACGACCGGGGCGGGCTCGCATTCGCCAATGCGCTTGATGGCTTCGCAGATGCGGTCGATTTCGGCGTCGGTGGTGATGAGTGGGGGCATGGTGTAAACGTAATTGCAGAAGGGGCGCAGCCAAACGCCGGTGTCCTTGATGACTTTCAGGATGTCGTCAGCAGAAGGCTTTGCCTTGAGTTCCAATACGCCGATGGCTCCGAGAACGCGCACGTCGGCGGCGTTTTCGAGACTGCGGAGCGGTTCGAGGTTCGCACGGAGTCTGCTTTCGATGCGCTTGACGTTTTCGGCGTAGTTGCGGCTCTTGAACAGATCGAGCGAGGCGATGCCTGCCGCGCATGCAAGCGGGTTCGCCATGTAGGTAGGGCCGTGCATGAATGCGGGAATCTTGCTGTTCGTGATGGTTTCTGCGACCTTGTCAGAGGCGACGCAGGCGGCCATGGTGATGCTTCCGCCGGTAAGCGCCTTGCCGATGCACATGATGTCGGGCTTGATGTAATCGGCGTTTGCGTCGGCGGTATGCATCATTGCGAATCGCGGGCCCGTGCGGAAAAATCCCGAGGCGATTTCGTCCAGAATCAGCAAGATGCCTTTTTCGTCGCAAAGCTTGCGGAGGCGTTTTAAGTAGCCTGCATTGTAAAGCCACATTCCGTTTCCACCCTGAAAGACGGGCTCGCAAATGACGGCTGCAATTTCGTTTTCGTGTTCTTCGACGACGCGCTCCATGGATGTGAAATCGCTATCGTCCCAAGGGCAGTCAAAGCGGCAATTCGGGCGCTCGGCGAAATAATGCTGCGGCATGATTCCGCGGAAAAGCACATGCATTCCGTCGGGATCGCTTAAGGCCATCGCGCCTGCGGTGTCGCCGTGGTAGCCGCCCTTCAAGGCGACCAACTTACAGCGTTCCGGGCGGCCCAGCGAATGCTGGTACTGCACCGCCATCTTGGCGGCGCATTCCACGGCGATGCTTCCCGAGTCCGCGAAGAAAATCTTGTTCAGGCCTTCTGGCAAAAATTCTACAAGGCGTTCGCCGAGTTCGATGGCGGGCTCGTGCGTGAATCCGCCGAACATCACGTGACACATCTTTTCGCTCTGCTTCTGAATCGCTTCGACGATTTCGGGAGCGTTGTGCCCGTGAGCCATGCACCACCAGCTGGATACGGCATCGATGAGTTTTAGGCCGTCGGCGGTCTCGATTGTCGTTCCGTGCGCAGACTTTGCGAGGAAACGAGCGGGAGTATTCTTGAGTGCGGCATAAGGGTGCCACAAATGTTCGCTATCGAACGCAATCTTTTTTGAAAAACTTTCGCTAGAGAAATTCATACGGCGCCAAATTTAGAAAATTTCGCTAACGCCCAAGTCGTTTGCGCCTTCGCTCAATTTTGCGAGTATGGAAAGCCCGGTCAAATCCTGCATCATCTTGATGTTGTCATCTTCCATTTCGAAATTTCCGCTCATGCCGTAGCGATTCACGATAATCCCGCGAACTTCGAGGCCGTGGGCTCTTGCGTATTCGACTGTGAGAACGCAGGCGTTGATGGAGCCGAGGGCTGCCGTAGTTACCACGAGGAGCGGCAAGTTGAGCGTCTTGATGATATCGACGAGGAAGATTTTTTGCGGCGCGGCCGACTCTTTGTTGTCATAACGTATCGGGCAAATGATTCCACCGGAGCCTTCTGCAAAAACGAACTTGTGACGTGCGCAGGCCGCTTTAAAATCTTCGCGGACTTTTGAAAGTTCTACGGGGTTGCCTTCTTTGCGGGCGGCCAGATGCGGTGACACCGCTTCTTTATATACGTAACTCACCAGCTGTTCCTGGGAATCGGGAAGGTTTGCGACGTGCTTTACGTAATCGGCATCGCCGGCAATCCACTTGCCGTCACGCAGTTCGGCTCCGCTCAAGGCAGCCTTGTAGTAACCTGCGTCAATTCCCAAATCGCGCCACTTTTTTACGAGGAGGGCAGTGACGAAAGTTTTTCCGACATCGGTTCCCGTGGCTGTTACGAAATATCCTTTTGGTTTAGAATTTGTCATGCAGTCTGTCATGCCCGCGCAGGCGGGCATCTCCTTTTCTACTAAAATTTTATTGCCTCAGCGATGTTTTTCGCAGCGAGCCTAAGTTCTTCATACGTATGCGTGGCCATTAGGCTTGCGCGGAGTCGGGCGCTCCCCTTGGCGACAGTCGGGTAGCGGATTGCCGGAATCAAAATTCCATGTTCCTGGAGCGTCGCAGAAATCCGCATCGCTTTGGCCTCGTCGCCGATAACGATGGGGACAATCGCGGAAGGCGATGTGGCGACATTCAAACCTTCGCGCCGCAGGCTTTCGCAGAAGAAATCTACATTGCCGCGAAGCTGTTGAACCCTTTCGGGATTTGCTTCGATAAATTTCAGGTTGTTCAAGGCGGCAGCCGCAACTGCGGGGGCCATTGCCGTGGTGAATATGAAACTGCGGGATTTGTTTCTCAAAAAGTCAATCAGTTTCTGCTTGCCCGCCACGAAACCGCCTTCGGTGGCGACAGCCTTGCTCAAAGTGCCGACAGTGACATCGGCGTGTTCGCAATCATAGTGCTCTGCCAAACCGCGACCCGTTTTGCCAAGAACTCCCGTGGCATGCGCTTCGTCAATCATCAGCAAAACTTCGTGAGCCTTTGCAATTCTCAGGAGCTCCGGCAAATTCGCCAGGTCGCCGTCCATGCTGAATACGGCATCCGTCACGATCATCCCGCGGAATTCTGCCGCGGTTTTTCCCTGTGAAATTGCGGCCTGCTCATAGGCAGCCTTCGCTTCCAAAATGACGCGTTCCAAATCGGCCATGTCATTGTGTTTGTAAACAAAGCATTTGGCGCGCGATAAACGGATCCCGTCGATAATGCTTGCGTGGTTCAATTCGTCGCTAAAAATGTAGTCGCCTTTTCCGCAAAGCGCAGAAATCGTCCCGACATTTGCCATGTAGCCCGTGTTGAACGTAATGGCGGCCTCTTCGCCCTTGAACCGTGCGA includes the following:
- the pdxT gene encoding pyridoxal 5'-phosphate synthase glutaminase subunit PdxT — encoded protein: MNNHKPQIGVLAVQGAFIEHERILQSLGAEVFEIRQLRDLDRDIDGLVLPGGESTVQGKLLRDLGLFEPLREKIANGLPVLATCAGAILLAEKIAGESRAHFATLPAIIRRNAYGRQLGSFFTENEVAHIGKVPQTFIRAPFFESVGNNVEVLSRTASTNGNSGSANAEQIVAVKYKNQIALSFHPELNADTSIHRYFLGLIAA
- the pdxS gene encoding pyridoxal 5'-phosphate synthase lyase subunit PdxS encodes the protein MSEQNRYELNKNLAQMLKGGVIMDVTTPEQAKIAEAAGAAAVMALERIPADIRAAGGVSRMSDPKMIKGIQDAVSIPVMAKCRIGHFAEAQILQAIEIDYIDESEVLSPADDVFHINKRDFEVPFVCGAKDLGEALRRIEEGASMIRTKGEPGTGDIVQAVRHMRLMNQEIARISSLREDELFNRAKELQVSYDLVRYVHDHKKLPVVNFAAGGVATPADAALMMQLGAEGVFVGSGIFKSGNPAKRAAAIVQAVTNYTDAKLIAELSEDLGEAMVGINEQEIALLMAERGK
- a CDS encoding PLP-dependent aminotransferase family protein: MMFTYDMSKAGANSLYHYLYQCIKKDIVSGNILAEEQLPSKRNLAQNLGVSVVTVENAYAQLLTEGFIYSLPKKGFFVADISAAADSSKHQKRKPPRIRRRLVENFEEAEQANPKYIADFASNGADIEAFPFTTWAKITREVLCERQRDLLKVSQGAGTLELRCAIARMLREFRNIQVAPEQIVVGAGTDYLYGLLVQLLGFDKCYGVEDPGWAKISKIYGQYGVKVCHIPIQGGDFTDAVKKSDADIVHISPSHHFPTGKVMPVGERYRLLSWAAESPKRYIVEDDYDSELRMTGKPIPALQNIDVTEKVIYLNTFSKTMTSAIRIAYMVLPPHLAEKFRNELSFYSCTVSNLDQYVMAKFLNLGYYETHINRMRNLYRAKRDTLLTAIRKSRLSDVARIYEEDAGLHFILEVRTKCSDDEVCRRLRQKGVNIKALSEYYFEAEPSVHKFVINYSSVEKKNMQKAVQALVQGCI
- a CDS encoding 6-carboxyhexanoate--CoA ligase; the encoded protein is MDYYSLKMRASQQVGEGDQKHEQHISGAERIVSRDAVEAVCSAMAHRALTHSKGDPDFINIKIEKVCEKDIQILKALPVTRIDVDTWQQGLDKAFELVGEAAAGIREKLPELLQATFPMRGAMLYDIATGTRLEPDQQRGVRATYMDALHSSTVDSCKNHFNEAIVLATKVANAPGMVAELCISDDPNYITGYVASKELGYVRIMKMKEMGDENGGRIFLFDSRKAKAEDCIEFLQKKKVLVETA
- the bioA gene encoding adenosylmethionine--8-amino-7-oxononanoate transaminase, with amino-acid sequence MNFSSESFSKKIAFDSEHLWHPYAALKNTPARFLAKSAHGTTIETADGLKLIDAVSSWWCMAHGHNAPEIVEAIQKQSEKMCHVMFGGFTHEPAIELGERLVEFLPEGLNKIFFADSGSIAVECAAKMAVQYQHSLGRPERCKLVALKGGYHGDTAGAMALSDPDGMHVLFRGIMPQHYFAERPNCRFDCPWDDSDFTSMERVVEEHENEIAAVICEPVFQGGNGMWLYNAGYLKRLRKLCDEKGILLILDEIASGFFRTGPRFAMMHTADANADYIKPDIMCIGKALTGGSITMAACVASDKVAETITNSKIPAFMHGPTYMANPLACAAGIASLDLFKSRNYAENVKRIESRLRANLEPLRSLENAADVRVLGAIGVLELKAKPSADDILKVIKDTGVWLRPFCNYVYTMPPLITTDAEIDRICEAIKRIGECEPAPVVEGEDEFHE
- the bioD gene encoding dethiobiotin synthase, coding for MPACAGMTDCMTNSKPKGYFVTATGTDVGKTFVTALLVKKWRDLGIDAGYYKAALSGAELRDGKWIAGDADYVKHVANLPDSQEQLVSYVYKEAVSPHLAARKEGNPVELSKVREDFKAACARHKFVFAEGSGGIICPIRYDNKESAAPQKIFLVDIIKTLNLPLLVVTTAALGSINACVLTVEYARAHGLEVRGIIVNRYGMSGNFEMEDDNIKMMQDLTGLSILAKLSEGANDLGVSEIF
- the bioF gene encoding 8-amino-7-oxononanoate synthase gives rise to the protein MNNLIEKFTDAALAQMRESHTYRTMRLMESPEAAHIMLRGENGISSEQILLASNSYLDLADVPELKQAMADAVLKWGTGSGGARLTTGNKTPHMELEKEIARFKGEEAAITFNTGYMANVGTISALCGKGDYIFSDELNHASIIDGIRLSRAKCFVYKHNDMADLERVILEAKAAYEQAAISQGKTAAEFRGMIVTDAVFSMDGDLANLPELLRIAKAHEVLLMIDEAHATGVLGKTGRGLAEHYDCEHADVTVGTLSKAVATEGGFVAGKQKLIDFLRNKSRSFIFTTAMAPAVAAAALNNLKFIEANPERVQQLRGNVDFFCESLRREGLNVATSPSAIVPIVIGDEAKAMRISATLQEHGILIPAIRYPTVAKGSARLRASLMATHTYEELRLAAKNIAEAIKF